One genomic region from Pseudanabaena sp. FACHB-2040 encodes:
- the cysC gene encoding adenylyl-sulfate kinase, which produces MQHRGVTVWMTGLSGAGKSTITEALEQELRSRGCKLEVLDGDIVRTNLTKGLGFSKEDRDENIRRIGFVSHLLTRNGVIVLVSAISPYRAMRDEVRDRIGDFMEVYVSAPLEVCEARDVKGLYKRARAGEIKQFTGIDDPYEPPLNPEVNCETHKETLEESVNKVLAKLEELGYLPAAVPA; this is translated from the coding sequence ATGCAACACCGTGGTGTCACCGTCTGGATGACGGGCTTGAGCGGCGCTGGCAAAAGCACGATTACCGAAGCGCTGGAGCAAGAACTGCGCTCCCGTGGCTGCAAACTGGAAGTGCTCGATGGCGATATCGTCCGCACCAACTTAACCAAGGGGTTGGGTTTTAGCAAAGAAGATCGGGACGAAAATATCCGTCGCATTGGCTTTGTCTCCCACCTGCTGACCCGCAACGGTGTGATTGTGCTGGTTTCGGCCATTTCTCCTTACCGGGCAATGCGCGATGAGGTGCGCGATCGCATTGGTGACTTCATGGAAGTCTATGTCAGCGCCCCCCTCGAAGTCTGCGAAGCTCGCGACGTCAAGGGCCTCTATAAGCGCGCCCGCGCCGGAGAGATCAAGCAGTTCACCGGCATTGACGATCCTTACGAGCCGCCGCTGAACCCCGAGGTCAACTGCGAAACCCACAAGGAGACCCTAGAGGAAAGCGTCAACAAGGTGTTGGCCAAGCTAGAAGAACTGGGCTACCTACCGGCTGCCGTCCCAGCATAG